A single Oryctolagus cuniculus chromosome 18, mOryCun1.1, whole genome shotgun sequence DNA region contains:
- the ORYCUNV1R1660 gene encoding vomeronasal 1 receptor oryCunV1R1660 (The RefSeq protein has 6 substitutions compared to this genomic sequence), whose protein sequence is MASSELAAGLAFFLQTGVGILANVFLLYLYIFAFSTKHSQRPTDFILSHLTLADFLVLSSKGVHHTMAAFDLQYFLGDVECKLSFYTHRVARGVSLCTTCLLSVFQALTINPRNSRWTKFKLKALKWVQPPCFVCWILHFLVNTIVPLRVISPKNTTNGTINDFGLCSTERPNAFVRSLYAVLFSFLDILCLGLMAWASGSIVVLLQKHKQQVQHIRTGSPGASPETSAVHAVLLLASSFLSFYLLSSSLSLYITRLGSPSRQLINITTFLAACFPTLSPYVLIHCDARICTNYLASGKARTSR, encoded by the coding sequence ATGGCATCCAATGAGTTGACAGCTGGGCTGGCCTTCTTCCTGCAGACTGGAGTTGGAATCCTAGCGAATGTGTTCCTCCTCTACCTTTACATATTCGCTTTCTCCACTAAGCACAGCCAGAGACCCACAGACTTCATTCTGAGCCATCTAACGTTAGCCGACTTCCTGGTCCTGTCCTCAAAGGGAGTCCACCACACAATGGCTGCCTTTGACTTGCAGTATTTCCTGGGAGATGTTGAATGCAAACTTAGTTTTTATACTCACAGAGTTGCCCGGGGTGTTTCACTCTGTACCACCTGCCTGTTGAGTGTCTTCCAAGCTCTCACAATCAACCCTAGAAATTCTAGATGGACCAAATTTAAACTGAAGGCCCTTAAATGGGTTGAACCTCCCTGTTTCATCTGTTGGATTCTTCATTTCCTGGTAGATACTATTGTGCCGCTGAGAGTGATTAGCCCAAAGAACACTACAAATGGTACAGTAAACGATTTTGGGCTGTGTTCTACAGAAAGGCCTAATGCATTCGTTAGGTCGCTCTATGcagttctcttttcctttctcgaTATCCTGTGTTTGGGACTCATGGCCTGGGCCAGTGGCTCCATAGTAGTCCTCCTGCAGAAGCACAAGCAGCAAGTCCAACACATTCGCACTGGCTCTCCCGGGGCCTCCCCGGAGACCTCCGCTGTACACGCTGTGCTGCTTCTGGCGAGCTCATTTCTGTCCTTctaccttctctcctcctccttgtcACTGTACATAACTCGCCTTGGCAGCCCCAGCCGGCAGCTGATAAACATCACTACGTTCCTGGCTGCCTGTTTTCCAACTCTAAGCCCCTATGTGCTCATCCACTGTGACGCTCGCATCTGCACAAACTACCTGGCCAGTGGGAAAGCAAGAACATCCCGCTAG